From the Clavibacter phaseoli genome, one window contains:
- a CDS encoding TetR/AcrR family transcriptional regulator: MSPAPGLRRDAQANVEKLRAAAVAVFTARGLSAPLEDIAREAGVSIGTLYNRIGSRDQLIDAVVPDIAGAKLASLRDRTLAEGSPRAQLETFIAEMIDLQRSDPAMNDAMLRRYPDAVLLINACERSMALGAELVGNAHAAGVLSPDFTPDDLMSVLWMAGMASHDPTAPDGWRRVVDRSVAAAWLAGG; the protein is encoded by the coding sequence ATGAGTCCTGCACCCGGCCTGCGCCGAGACGCTCAGGCGAACGTCGAGAAGCTGCGCGCTGCCGCCGTGGCGGTGTTCACCGCGCGAGGGCTGTCCGCTCCCCTGGAGGACATCGCCCGAGAAGCCGGCGTGAGCATCGGGACGCTCTACAACCGCATCGGTTCGCGGGACCAGCTCATCGACGCCGTCGTGCCGGACATCGCCGGCGCGAAGCTCGCGTCGCTCCGGGACCGGACCTTGGCCGAGGGCTCCCCGCGTGCGCAGCTGGAGACCTTCATCGCCGAGATGATCGATCTGCAACGCAGCGACCCGGCCATGAACGACGCGATGCTCCGCCGATATCCCGACGCGGTGCTCCTCATCAACGCGTGCGAACGATCCATGGCGCTCGGGGCGGAGCTCGTCGGGAACGCCCATGCCGCCGGCGTGCTCTCGCCGGATTTCACACCGGATGACCTCATGAGCGTGCTCTGGATGGCCGGGATGGCCAGCCACGACCCCACTGCCCCGGACGGGTGGCGTCGCGTCGTCGACCGCAGCGTCGCCGCGGCCTGGCTCGCCGGGGGCTGA
- a CDS encoding DUF1349 domain-containing protein, whose translation MIDIDWTSGTWTTAPAHVEIADDGLRVTAVEGSDAWRTTSYGFVHDTEHALLTPLEQGAAMEVSFLLDFSAQFDQAGIFVKVDDSTWTKAGVERSDGEDGLGAVVTRGMSDWSLAPVPAWHGRLVTIRASRSGDALTVRARVDDEPWQLVRVAPLDADAAVTAGPMCCAPTREGLTVRFTAWRTGPADASLHPDD comes from the coding sequence GTGATCGACATCGACTGGACCTCTGGCACCTGGACCACCGCGCCCGCGCACGTGGAGATCGCCGACGACGGGCTCCGCGTCACGGCCGTCGAGGGGAGCGACGCTTGGCGCACCACCTCCTACGGCTTCGTGCATGACACGGAGCACGCCCTCCTCACACCGCTCGAGCAGGGCGCGGCGATGGAGGTGTCGTTCCTGCTCGACTTCTCCGCCCAGTTCGACCAGGCCGGGATCTTCGTCAAGGTCGACGACAGCACATGGACCAAAGCCGGCGTCGAGCGCAGCGACGGCGAGGACGGCCTCGGCGCAGTCGTCACCCGTGGGATGTCCGACTGGTCGCTGGCACCGGTGCCTGCCTGGCACGGCCGTCTTGTGACGATCCGCGCGAGTCGCTCCGGTGACGCGCTGACGGTCCGGGCGCGCGTGGACGACGAGCCGTGGCAGCTGGTGCGCGTCGCGCCCCTGGATGCCGACGCCGCCGTGACCGCGGGCCCGATGTGCTGCGCTCCGACGCGGGAGGGCCTCACCGTTCGCTTCACCGCGTGGCGGACTGGACCGGCGGACGCGAGCCTGCACCCGGACGACTAG
- a CDS encoding sugar O-acetyltransferase → MATDHFAGDDRSNRERMLAGDLYIADDPESARIAQRAVRLADAYHRAAVEDEAAARPLLEELLGSLGSDAFVKPPLYVDYGENIRIGARTFVNYNLTALDVAAITIGEDCQIGPNVQLLTPTHPVDPGPRRDKLEAARPITIGDNVWLGGGVIVCPGVSIGDDSVIGAGSVVNRDIPAGVVAVGNPARVIREIEPRA, encoded by the coding sequence ATGGCAACTGACCACTTCGCTGGAGACGACCGCAGCAACCGCGAGCGGATGCTCGCCGGCGACCTGTACATCGCCGACGATCCCGAGAGCGCTCGCATCGCCCAGCGCGCCGTCCGGCTCGCCGACGCCTACCACCGTGCCGCTGTCGAAGACGAGGCCGCCGCGCGTCCGCTGCTGGAGGAGCTCCTCGGGTCGCTCGGTTCGGATGCGTTCGTCAAGCCGCCGCTGTATGTCGACTACGGGGAGAACATCCGCATCGGCGCCCGGACCTTCGTCAACTACAACCTCACCGCTCTGGACGTCGCCGCGATCACCATCGGCGAGGACTGTCAGATCGGGCCGAACGTGCAGCTCCTCACGCCCACGCACCCCGTCGACCCGGGCCCTCGGCGCGACAAGCTCGAAGCGGCGCGCCCGATCACCATCGGCGACAACGTCTGGCTCGGCGGCGGCGTGATCGTCTGCCCCGGCGTCAGCATCGGCGATGACAGCGTCATCGGCGCCGGATCGGTCGTAAACCGCGACATCCCCGCCGGCGTGGTCGCCGTCGGGAACCCCGCCCGCGTCATCCGCGAGATCGAGCCCCGGGCATGA
- a CDS encoding TetR/AcrR family transcriptional regulator, with translation MTEPARARSPRRSDPSRRDRIVEACLDVIADFGVDGTTHRRVAAAADVPLGSMTYHFDGMDDLLHEAFTLFADRVAEQMRRRMSDANTIEETGSAVVDVIVHDLMGTQRDLVLTHELYTLAARRPEYRAITQAWMARSRTTLEQHVDPTTARMLDALIEGLSIHRALDPEPPDQSFIREAVKRILPIPRDPTARDRSSR, from the coding sequence ATGACGGAGCCGGCTCGCGCCCGTTCACCCCGGCGATCGGATCCCAGCCGTCGGGACCGGATCGTCGAGGCGTGCCTCGACGTCATCGCCGACTTCGGAGTCGATGGGACGACGCATCGTCGGGTCGCCGCCGCGGCCGACGTACCGCTTGGCTCGATGACGTACCACTTCGACGGCATGGACGACCTGCTCCACGAGGCCTTCACGCTCTTCGCCGACCGCGTCGCCGAGCAGATGCGGCGCCGCATGAGCGACGCCAACACCATTGAGGAGACCGGATCTGCCGTGGTCGACGTCATCGTGCACGATCTCATGGGCACGCAGCGCGACCTCGTACTCACTCACGAGCTCTATACGCTCGCCGCCCGCCGACCCGAGTACCGGGCGATCACGCAAGCCTGGATGGCCCGCAGCCGCACCACCCTGGAACAGCACGTCGATCCGACCACCGCACGCATGCTCGACGCGCTCATCGAAGGCCTCAGCATCCACCGCGCACTCGACCCCGAGCCACCGGACCAGTCCTTCATCCGCGAAGCCGTGAAGCGCATCCTGCCCATTCCTCGCGATCCGACGGCACGGGATCGGTCGTCCCGATAG
- a CDS encoding MarR family winged helix-turn-helix transcriptional regulator, producing the protein MSLRSQDILWSPTGALLPAAARATAGVYRPHLTPLRLTHPQFLVLLVLGLGPPRSVVEIGQLLALSPGTMTPMLKRLELLGFISRSRDAANERRLSVALTNAGIALIPELQQIHARVKQVIGLNSVDQQLLQEFVASIPVAPTAV; encoded by the coding sequence ATGAGTCTCAGGTCCCAAGACATCCTTTGGTCGCCCACCGGCGCGCTCCTGCCCGCGGCGGCTCGCGCAACGGCGGGCGTGTACCGGCCTCACTTGACGCCGTTGCGGCTGACGCATCCGCAGTTCCTCGTGCTCCTGGTCCTAGGGCTGGGTCCGCCCCGCTCGGTCGTGGAGATCGGGCAGCTCCTGGCGCTGAGTCCGGGGACGATGACGCCGATGTTGAAGCGTCTCGAGCTCCTGGGCTTCATCAGCCGCTCGCGCGACGCCGCCAACGAGCGCCGACTCTCCGTGGCCTTGACTAACGCCGGCATCGCGCTCATCCCTGAGCTGCAGCAGATCCACGCGCGCGTGAAGCAGGTCATCGGCTTGAACAGCGTCGACCAGCAGCTGCTTCAGGAGTTCGTCGCCTCCATCCCGGTCGCCCCCACGGCGGTCTGA
- a CDS encoding helix-turn-helix transcriptional regulator has protein sequence MYSTDPAQTPPGPTTTGPSLFTSSTGTSMPAGTSRTEHRTEHAGACTGEADDVYRAAYGGDLATSAGDSPFSYRYASVGNDRVSLRTSELSGRIRGEVPNLTDYVVGWFRTGSGCLHLRDHQRAGTVEAPFLLPTERAFRLDFRAHRQHLIHLGPAFLEDIATERHDGPARHVSFDHRADANPWALAAWRDAVSVMTRAVVRVSVTPLMRFAAEMSLARVLLRLFPWKAWAVPAELRLPQAARVREALDYLHHHAHEPITPADAARAAGMHTRSLQLATARHLGMTPSAYLRDIRLQRVHDQLRAAAPRSITVKDAARTWGFGNLGRFAAEYAAHFDEKPSDTLRRAP, from the coding sequence ATGTACAGCACCGACCCGGCCCAGACCCCGCCAGGACCCACAACCACCGGCCCGTCGCTCTTCACGAGCAGCACTGGCACCTCGATGCCCGCCGGCACGAGCCGCACCGAGCATCGCACCGAGCACGCCGGCGCGTGTACCGGCGAGGCGGACGATGTCTACCGTGCCGCGTACGGCGGCGACCTCGCCACGAGCGCGGGGGACTCCCCGTTCTCCTACCGGTACGCCAGCGTCGGCAACGACCGGGTGTCGCTGCGCACCTCGGAGCTGTCGGGGCGGATCCGGGGCGAGGTGCCCAACCTCACCGACTACGTCGTGGGCTGGTTCCGCACCGGCAGCGGCTGCCTGCACCTGCGCGACCACCAGCGCGCCGGGACCGTCGAGGCACCCTTCCTCCTGCCGACCGAGCGGGCCTTCCGGCTGGACTTCCGCGCGCACCGACAGCACCTCATCCACCTCGGGCCGGCGTTCCTGGAGGACATCGCGACCGAACGGCACGACGGGCCTGCCCGGCACGTGTCCTTCGACCACCGCGCCGACGCGAACCCGTGGGCGTTGGCGGCATGGCGGGACGCGGTGTCGGTGATGACGCGCGCGGTCGTGCGGGTGAGCGTGACGCCGCTGATGCGGTTCGCGGCGGAGATGTCCCTCGCTCGGGTGCTGCTCCGCCTGTTCCCCTGGAAGGCGTGGGCCGTCCCGGCGGAGCTGCGCCTGCCGCAGGCGGCACGGGTACGTGAGGCGCTGGACTACCTGCACCACCACGCGCACGAGCCCATCACCCCCGCCGACGCTGCCCGCGCGGCCGGCATGCACACCCGTAGCCTCCAGCTCGCGACCGCACGGCATCTCGGCATGACGCCGTCCGCGTACCTGCGAGACATCCGGCTGCAACGCGTCCACGACCAGCTCCGCGCCGCAGCACCACGCTCGATCACCGTGAAGGACGCCGCCCGGACCTGGGGCTTCGGGAACCTCGGTCGATTCGCGGCGGAGTACGCCGCGCACTTCGACGAGAAACCCAGCGACACCCTCCGCCGCGCCCCCTGA
- a CDS encoding Lrp/AsnC family transcriptional regulator: MPTNPPLTLDATDHAIIAELQGDGRMSVAQLGRAVSLSASATAERVRRLTEGGIITGYSITVDPEALGWAVTAFVRLAYPSGDYRPFHALVAELPEIVEAHHVTGADCFIIKVHARSMRDLERITGRLAALGGITTHVVYSSPVPGRHVGPA; encoded by the coding sequence ATGCCGACGAATCCGCCGCTGACCCTCGACGCCACCGACCACGCGATCATCGCCGAGCTGCAGGGCGACGGCCGCATGAGCGTCGCGCAGCTCGGACGGGCCGTCTCGCTCTCGGCCAGCGCGACCGCCGAGCGGGTGCGTCGCCTCACGGAGGGCGGCATCATCACCGGCTACTCCATCACGGTGGATCCCGAGGCCCTCGGCTGGGCCGTCACCGCCTTCGTGCGCCTCGCGTACCCGTCGGGCGACTACCGGCCGTTCCACGCGCTGGTCGCCGAGCTGCCGGAGATCGTCGAGGCCCACCACGTCACGGGCGCCGACTGCTTCATCATCAAGGTCCACGCCCGCTCGATGCGCGACCTCGAGCGCATCACGGGCCGCCTCGCCGCCCTCGGCGGGATCACGACCCACGTCGTGTACTCGAGCCCGGTCCCGGGGCGGCACGTCGGGCCGGCCTAG
- a CDS encoding rhodanese-like domain-containing protein yields MERMQTSLSATDFFAAKLTFETDPADLAADRAHGAAPLVVDVRSDASWAQGRIPGAVHIPGAELAARAAAELPDRDARIVVYCWGPGCNGSTRAALALATLGYTRVQELIGGFEYWAREGFAVVADAGRTRREPDPLTAPVG; encoded by the coding sequence ATGGAGCGCATGCAGACGAGCCTCTCCGCGACCGACTTCTTCGCCGCCAAGCTGACCTTCGAGACCGACCCCGCCGACCTCGCCGCGGACCGCGCGCACGGCGCCGCGCCGCTCGTGGTCGACGTCCGCTCCGATGCGTCCTGGGCGCAGGGGCGGATCCCGGGAGCCGTCCACATCCCCGGCGCGGAGCTCGCGGCACGCGCGGCCGCCGAGCTGCCCGACCGTGACGCCCGGATCGTCGTCTACTGCTGGGGCCCCGGCTGCAATGGCAGCACGCGTGCGGCCCTCGCGCTCGCGACGCTCGGCTACACGCGCGTGCAGGAGCTGATCGGCGGGTTCGAGTACTGGGCGCGCGAGGGGTTCGCGGTGGTCGCGGACGCCGGGCGGACGCGCCGCGAGCCGGATCCGCTGACGGCGCCGGTCGGCTGA
- a CDS encoding serine hydrolase domain-containing protein, with protein sequence MSTAADALARLVEGIDRERLGAYGAVVRIGDDEAAHRWRSDDRENLYSVSKGVVALAVGIAVDEGILSLGTRVPELLPDLDLGPGVEEVTVEHLLTMTSGIDLAWFGDEPVPGPDLAQAMLGRPSRGRAFRYSDASPYVAMRMLAAAVGDVRDWLLPRLFTPLGIDDPQWHRCPLGFVVGGSGLELRTGELARIGRLLRDRGAWEGRQLVSAEWVDRMHGSWVATGDDDPHAPFARYGLATWDGPGDAWRLDGRYGQYVLVDGSRDAVMTITAHEEERDHRLAELAVEAVAAVADAAPVAG encoded by the coding sequence ATGAGCACCGCCGCCGACGCCCTCGCCCGCCTCGTCGAGGGCATCGACCGCGAGCGGCTGGGCGCGTACGGCGCGGTCGTGCGGATCGGCGACGACGAGGCCGCGCACCGCTGGCGCAGCGACGACCGCGAGAACCTCTACTCGGTGTCCAAGGGCGTGGTCGCGCTCGCCGTCGGCATCGCCGTGGACGAGGGGATCCTCTCGCTCGGCACCCGCGTCCCCGAGCTGCTGCCCGACCTCGACCTCGGCCCGGGCGTCGAGGAGGTCACCGTCGAGCACCTCCTCACCATGACCAGCGGCATCGACCTCGCGTGGTTCGGTGACGAGCCCGTGCCCGGCCCCGACCTCGCGCAGGCGATGCTCGGGCGCCCGAGCCGCGGCCGCGCCTTCCGGTACAGCGACGCGAGCCCCTACGTCGCCATGCGGATGCTCGCCGCCGCGGTCGGCGACGTGCGCGACTGGCTCCTCCCGCGCCTGTTCACCCCGCTCGGCATCGACGACCCGCAGTGGCACCGCTGCCCGCTCGGCTTCGTCGTGGGCGGCAGCGGCCTGGAGCTGCGCACCGGCGAGCTCGCGCGCATCGGTCGGCTGCTCCGCGACCGGGGCGCGTGGGAGGGCCGGCAGCTCGTGAGCGCGGAGTGGGTCGACCGGATGCACGGATCCTGGGTCGCGACCGGCGACGACGATCCGCACGCGCCCTTCGCCCGCTACGGCCTCGCCACCTGGGACGGACCCGGCGACGCCTGGCGCCTCGACGGCCGCTACGGCCAGTACGTGCTGGTCGACGGATCCCGTGACGCGGTCATGACCATCACGGCCCACGAGGAGGAGCGCGACCATCGGCTCGCGGAGCTGGCGGTCGAGGCCGTGGCGGCCGTCGCGGACGCGGCGCCCGTCGCCGGCTGA
- a CDS encoding SRPBCC family protein, protein MTWPALHITRSVDADVASVVAVAGDPARLPEWAAGVSSGIRLEGGRWLSDSPMGAVEIAFTGPRELGILDHDVTLPDGTVVRNPLRVLPNEAGSEVVFTLFRRPGTTDVAFAEDAALVAEDLDRLAALVARG, encoded by the coding sequence GTGACCTGGCCCGCGCTGCACATCACCCGTTCCGTCGACGCCGACGTGGCGTCCGTGGTGGCCGTCGCGGGGGATCCGGCGCGGCTGCCCGAGTGGGCGGCGGGCGTCAGCTCGGGGATCCGGCTCGAGGGCGGGCGCTGGCTGTCGGACTCGCCGATGGGCGCCGTCGAGATCGCGTTCACGGGCCCGCGCGAGCTCGGGATCCTCGACCACGACGTGACGCTCCCCGACGGCACCGTGGTCCGCAACCCACTTCGCGTCCTCCCCAACGAAGCCGGCAGCGAGGTCGTCTTCACCCTCTTCCGCCGACCGGGCACGACAGACGTCGCCTTCGCTGAGGACGCGGCGCTCGTCGCGGAGGACCTCGATCGCCTCGCGGCGCTGGTCGCCCGCGGCTGA
- a CDS encoding winged helix-turn-helix transcriptional regulator: protein MTDTATHAAHPPHDPADRLAISAPHRELLDQVLDRWSLAVLDRLCERPTRFAELRRVIPAVTQKSLTTTLRRLERNGIVERVVLGTRPLAVEYRITPLGKTMRAPVDVLLAWASQHMPAIEAARDRFDDATDGPV, encoded by the coding sequence GTGACGGATACCGCGACGCACGCCGCCCACCCGCCCCACGACCCCGCCGACCGGCTCGCGATCAGCGCGCCGCACCGCGAGCTGCTCGACCAGGTGCTCGACCGGTGGTCGCTCGCCGTGCTCGACCGGCTGTGCGAACGGCCGACCCGCTTCGCCGAGCTGCGCCGGGTGATCCCCGCGGTGACGCAGAAGTCCCTCACGACGACGCTCCGCCGGCTCGAGCGGAACGGCATCGTCGAGCGGGTCGTGCTCGGCACCCGGCCGCTGGCGGTCGAGTACCGCATCACGCCGCTCGGCAAGACGATGCGCGCGCCCGTCGACGTGCTCCTCGCCTGGGCGTCCCAGCACATGCCCGCGATCGAGGCGGCCCGCGACCGCTTCGACGACGCGACCGACGGGCCCGTGTAG
- a CDS encoding RidA family protein, giving the protein MPVVLSSPAGLMQPVTYHHVAVATGGRQVHVAGQIARTADGSAVSPDDLAGQVAQALRNAHAGLASAGAGFGDVVRLTFYVTRWTPDRMGAFLAGVESVAEELGLPSPMPPASLIGVEILFEPDVLVEVEATAVLD; this is encoded by the coding sequence GTGCCCGTCGTCCTCTCCTCACCCGCCGGCCTCATGCAGCCGGTCACGTACCACCACGTCGCCGTCGCGACCGGCGGCCGCCAGGTGCACGTGGCCGGGCAGATCGCGCGCACGGCCGACGGATCCGCCGTGTCGCCCGACGACCTCGCGGGCCAGGTCGCGCAGGCCCTCCGCAACGCGCACGCCGGCCTCGCGAGCGCGGGCGCGGGGTTCGGCGACGTCGTGCGGCTCACCTTCTACGTCACGCGCTGGACGCCCGATCGGATGGGCGCGTTCCTCGCGGGCGTCGAGTCGGTCGCGGAGGAGCTGGGGCTCCCGAGCCCGATGCCGCCCGCGTCGCTCATCGGCGTGGAGATCCTGTTCGAGCCGGACGTGCTCGTGGAGGTGGAGGCGACCGCGGTGCTCGACTGA
- a CDS encoding AMP-binding protein has product MARQSISRIISGLADADPDRVVVRDDAGALTARELDRASNRLARAYADLGVGQDDRVAIALPNTREMVVVCAAVWKAGATPQPMSTGLSAEERAHVEDLARPALVVGAESTRNGVPSVPAGWVPPAGLDDGPLPDAWARSWKAPTSSGSTGRPKVVATTAPALLDPTLPVAPYLPLDQVQLVTAPLTHSAAFTYAFRGLMTGHALVLLPRFDERRVLAAIAEHRITWTLLVPTMLHRLLRLPDDERRAADLSSLRTVLHLGAPCPPGVKRATMDWIGPERLVEVYAGSESNGILTIRGDEWLRHPGSVGRPGAGTAVSIRSAEGRELPAGEVGRIWMRRDGGPAYAYLGAGSARTPDGWDTLGDLGRVDAEGYVFVLDRADDVILRGGVNVHPAEVERVLEQHPAVRGAVAFGVPDDDLGQRVEAVVDVADAEVDAAELLSWARARLDAERRPAAVRLTRTPVRDDAGKARRRAYARAAVDARD; this is encoded by the coding sequence GTGGCCAGGCAGTCGATCTCGCGGATCATCTCGGGTCTCGCTGACGCGGATCCCGACCGCGTCGTCGTGCGCGACGACGCCGGGGCGCTCACCGCGCGCGAGCTCGACCGGGCGTCGAACCGGCTGGCGCGTGCCTACGCGGACCTCGGCGTGGGCCAGGACGACCGGGTCGCGATCGCGCTGCCGAACACCCGCGAGATGGTCGTGGTGTGCGCGGCCGTGTGGAAGGCCGGCGCGACGCCGCAGCCGATGTCGACCGGGCTCTCCGCCGAGGAGCGCGCGCACGTCGAGGACCTCGCCCGGCCCGCGCTCGTGGTCGGCGCCGAGTCCACCCGGAATGGCGTCCCGTCCGTGCCCGCCGGCTGGGTGCCGCCGGCCGGGCTCGACGACGGACCGCTGCCCGACGCCTGGGCGCGCAGCTGGAAGGCGCCGACCTCGTCGGGATCCACCGGCCGCCCCAAGGTCGTCGCGACCACCGCTCCCGCGCTGCTGGATCCGACGCTCCCCGTGGCGCCGTACCTCCCGCTCGACCAGGTGCAGCTGGTCACGGCGCCGCTCACCCACTCGGCCGCGTTCACCTACGCGTTCCGCGGCCTCATGACGGGCCACGCGCTCGTGCTCCTGCCGCGCTTCGACGAGCGACGGGTGCTGGCCGCGATCGCCGAGCATCGGATCACGTGGACGCTGCTCGTGCCGACGATGCTGCATCGCCTGCTCCGCCTCCCCGACGACGAGCGGCGCGCGGCCGACCTGTCGAGCCTCCGCACCGTGCTGCACCTGGGCGCCCCGTGCCCGCCCGGCGTGAAGCGCGCGACCATGGACTGGATCGGGCCCGAGCGGCTCGTCGAGGTCTACGCGGGGAGCGAGTCGAACGGGATCCTCACCATCCGCGGCGACGAGTGGCTACGGCACCCGGGCAGCGTCGGGCGGCCCGGGGCGGGCACGGCCGTGTCGATCCGCTCGGCCGAGGGTCGCGAGCTGCCCGCGGGCGAGGTCGGCCGGATCTGGATGCGCCGCGACGGCGGGCCGGCCTACGCGTACCTCGGCGCCGGATCCGCCCGCACCCCCGACGGCTGGGACACGCTCGGCGACCTCGGGCGCGTGGACGCCGAGGGGTACGTGTTCGTGCTCGACCGCGCCGACGACGTGATCCTGCGGGGCGGCGTCAACGTGCACCCCGCCGAGGTCGAGCGCGTGCTCGAGCAGCACCCGGCTGTGCGCGGCGCGGTCGCGTTCGGCGTGCCGGACGACGACCTCGGCCAGCGCGTCGAGGCCGTGGTCGACGTCGCGGACGCGGAGGTCGACGCCGCCGAGCTGCTCTCCTGGGCCCGCGCCCGGCTCGACGCGGAGCGCCGCCCGGCCGCCGTGCGCCTCACCCGGACGCCCGTGCGGGACGACGCCGGCAAGGCGCGGCGGCGGGCGTACGCGCGGGCGGCGGTCGACGCGCGCGACTGA
- a CDS encoding MSMEG_0565 family glycosyltransferase, translated as MRIALLTYSTKPRGGVVHTLALAEALARRGHDVVVWTLGRGGDRAFFREVDPAVRIRVVPFAARDDETVGERIVRSIATMRAAFAAARQAEAYDVVHAQDCISANAAGPCIRTIHHLDEFTTPELVRCHDAAVREPIARLCVSAAVAAEVEAGWGLVPTVIPNGVDGARFRAAAGPAGAEDRDRMRAALREHGVDGDYVLALGGIEPRKGSVDLLEAFALLRASRPGLRLVFGGGETLFDYRAYREAFDARAAELGIRPVILGVVDDPDVPPLVAAAGALAFLSTKEGFGLAAMEALAAGVPVVARDLPVLREVFGSSVLFATDPAGAADALAAALDGRAPDPAGGRALAASHDWDDVARQHEAFYRATGTEGDGGQAVDLADHLGSR; from the coding sequence GTGCGGATCGCCCTGCTGACCTACTCCACCAAGCCGCGCGGCGGGGTGGTGCACACGCTCGCCCTCGCGGAGGCGCTCGCCCGGCGCGGGCACGACGTCGTCGTCTGGACGCTGGGGCGCGGCGGCGACCGCGCATTCTTCCGCGAGGTCGACCCGGCCGTGCGGATCCGCGTGGTGCCGTTCGCCGCGCGCGACGACGAGACGGTGGGCGAGCGCATCGTCCGCTCGATCGCGACCATGCGCGCGGCCTTCGCCGCCGCGCGCCAGGCCGAGGCCTACGACGTCGTGCACGCGCAGGACTGCATCTCGGCGAACGCGGCCGGGCCCTGCATCCGCACGATCCACCACCTCGACGAGTTCACGACGCCGGAGCTCGTGCGCTGCCACGACGCCGCCGTGCGGGAGCCGATCGCGCGGCTGTGCGTGTCCGCCGCCGTCGCCGCGGAGGTCGAGGCGGGCTGGGGCCTGGTGCCCACGGTGATCCCGAACGGCGTCGACGGCGCGCGCTTCCGGGCGGCGGCGGGTCCCGCGGGCGCCGAGGACCGCGACCGGATGCGCGCCGCGCTGCGCGAGCACGGCGTGGATGGCGACTACGTGCTCGCGCTCGGCGGCATCGAGCCGCGGAAGGGCAGCGTCGACCTGCTCGAGGCGTTCGCGCTGCTCCGTGCGTCGCGGCCCGGCCTCCGGCTCGTGTTCGGCGGCGGCGAGACGCTGTTCGACTACCGGGCGTACCGCGAGGCGTTCGACGCGCGCGCCGCCGAGCTGGGGATCCGGCCGGTGATCCTCGGGGTCGTCGACGACCCCGACGTCCCGCCGCTCGTCGCCGCGGCCGGCGCGCTCGCGTTCCTCTCGACCAAGGAGGGCTTCGGCCTCGCCGCGATGGAGGCGCTCGCCGCGGGGGTGCCCGTGGTCGCGCGCGACCTGCCCGTGCTGCGCGAGGTGTTCGGGTCGTCCGTGCTGTTCGCGACGGATCCGGCGGGCGCGGCCGACGCCCTCGCCGCGGCGCTCGACGGGCGCGCGCCCGACCCGGCGGGGGGCCGCGCGCTCGCCGCGTCCCACGACTGGGACGACGTGGCCCGCCAGCACGAGGCGTTCTACCGGGCGACGGGGACGGAGGGCGACGGTGGCCAGGCAGTCGATCTCGCGGATCATCTCGGGTCTCGCTGA
- a CDS encoding carbon-nitrogen hydrolase family protein: MAEITMGAVAAHFGRDVERTLAKLPGMIDQARERGVDLLVLPDATIGGYLLDMEHPGPDALPPAVELDGPEVRAVTEMAGDMTVCFGVAERALEGGEEIRYNSAVCVQGGRVLGTHRKVHLPLGESEAYRAGSAFAAFDTPVGRVGMMIDFDKTFPESARTLALDGAEILACLSAWPASVTDRSDRLRNDRQAHLFDLYDCSRAAENQLYLVSSNQTGVLGGLRFLGQAKVVDPAGEIVAKTWAKGGLAVTTADASSDIARARRTMHHLRDRVPAAYAPTPAPAAG, translated from the coding sequence ATGGCCGAGATCACGATGGGGGCGGTCGCGGCGCACTTCGGGCGCGACGTCGAGCGGACGCTCGCCAAGCTCCCCGGCATGATCGACCAGGCCCGCGAGCGCGGCGTCGATCTGCTGGTGCTCCCGGACGCGACCATCGGCGGCTACCTGCTCGACATGGAGCACCCGGGGCCGGATGCGCTCCCGCCCGCCGTGGAGCTGGACGGCCCGGAGGTGCGGGCCGTGACCGAGATGGCCGGCGACATGACGGTGTGCTTCGGGGTCGCGGAGCGCGCGCTCGAGGGCGGCGAGGAGATCCGGTACAACAGCGCCGTCTGCGTGCAGGGCGGTCGGGTCCTCGGCACGCACCGCAAGGTGCACCTGCCGCTCGGGGAGTCGGAGGCGTACAGGGCCGGATCCGCGTTCGCGGCGTTCGACACCCCCGTGGGGCGCGTCGGCATGATGATCGACTTCGACAAGACCTTCCCGGAGTCGGCGCGCACGCTCGCGCTCGACGGTGCCGAGATCCTCGCGTGCCTGAGCGCGTGGCCGGCCAGCGTCACCGACCGCTCCGACCGGCTCCGCAACGACCGGCAGGCGCACCTCTTCGACCTCTACGACTGCTCGCGCGCGGCCGAGAACCAGCTCTACCTCGTGTCGTCGAACCAGACCGGCGTGCTCGGGGGCCTGCGGTTCCTGGGGCAGGCGAAGGTCGTGGATCCCGCCGGCGAGATCGTCGCGAAGACGTGGGCGAAGGGCGGCCTGGCCGTCACGACCGCGGACGCGTCGTCGGACATCGCCCGCGCCCGGCGCACGATGCACCACCTGCGCGACCGGGTGCCGGCGGCCTACGCGCCGACGCCCGCGCCCGCCGCCGGCTGA